Below is a window of Pagrus major chromosome 21, Pma_NU_1.0 DNA.
ATGCTTATTTCTATGCTGTTGCTATCCATGCAAAGAATGTTAATCATGCTGAAATGGCAGTCTGCATAATATCTGACTATTAACCACAACCCATTCTCAGTTTGAGAAAGAATGTTAACCATTGGAGTGAGACTTTTCCATTCAGTATGCCACTGCTCAGCAGTGTTTAGTCATCTGCAcccatcatgtttacaaagctaCTGTGGAACGTGAAGGGAATGTGTTCAGTGATGTAAGGTCAAGGGGTGTCATAGAGCGCGATTATTCtgccttatttttttaatgccttaTTTTTTTCTAGAATTAGTTaaaaattaacatgttatattgacagcccttaaaaaaacacatcagaaactaaatgtaaaaacaggaaATTTGTGAAAGGACTCTCTGGTGAACACTGCTGCGTTCACATGCTATTTCTAATGTCCTGTTACATTTGTGTTGAGAGCAGACTAACAAACTGagtctggtttgttttgttgtctttgtagGTTAACCTCAAGGTGTGGGACCAAACATTGTTTTTCCAGTGCATGGACGCAAAGCCAATGCGCAGGTGGGTGTGGTGTCAAAGTGAGATGATCCTTTGAAAATAATACCCACAGACTTTTTATTCTGCCAAACTCTTTCTACTGTTGAGGGCCTCGACTGTTAGACATTAATAGTTTTAATCAAATCTTTGAATGTCCATGTTGCTGAGTGTTTTAATCTAGGAAAATATTTTGTAACAAGTAGGGAAAAGAACTCTCCatgaaagtaagaaaaatgcTTTGAAATGAGTGTTATATTTAGAGACCTTGTGTGAACCCCCATGACTCTGTGTCACCCATCCTGTTATGTCACCACATAAGCTTGTCTACAAGGCAGACAAATCCCTGCTCTTGATCAAAGGCGAATCATTTTAGACTTCACACAGAACCTACCTTGACAGTTTTGTATAGAGTAACTGTAAGGGATGAGACTTCCTTTCAGCTTGTATATTTAATTTGTCCTTGACTTTTAGCTGGAGGCCAGCATGCTCCATGCTGTGAAATGAATATGGAAACACCTGCCATTGTttcttgaaaacaaaaagaaaatacagcagCATGCTCAGTCAGAGTCTTATGTTTTACCTGTGAGACCCACATTATAATGCATTTGTTCATCATCTGTGAggtgaaaacatcacatttccGCAGTCTGAAACAGGTCATAGTTCAGGCAACCTGTTCATATTCCAGTTATAAAATCCTAGCTCACCACACACTCTGTCATTTGAACACTCAGTAACTCTGGGCAGCAGTAGAGGAGGTTCTACCAGCATCTGGTTTAAAATTAGTTTAGTTGACTTTACAGCCAGTCAGCACCAAGGTGAGAACCTCAGAGCAGCCAGTCAACAGACAGTAATACTGCTCCTTGTTTCAATTTCCCCTCTCTTCTTCCATTATAGTTAGTTTTGTGGTTCAGTGATTTCGGGGCAAGACACAGTTTGTAAAGTTTAAATCCTGCCCTGCTTCTGCTCCTGCATTGCTCTGACAAAACTAGAAAAAGTGTGCAATGATTCGCTGACCACATGCAAGTCTACTTTTAGGGGCTGCCCTAATGTAAATACATTGTGCTAATCGAAGAAAACTTTCCtaaaatagtaaaatatgtttttttgttaaactgtgaaataattAAAGAATTTTGGTATAGTTCAATATCATGATAGCCATTATAGTAGCATTGCTTGTGCTAATGTGTTGCTAATTTATTGCCTGTCCTCCTTGTGGATACATCTTTCAAAACAATACAACTCCCATAAAGAACAGCTTTTAAAAGGTTGCTACAGCAATTTAGTGTTGCACTTTCACAGAATTGGAGGACTCAAtagaaatgaattaaaatgaatggtCAGCGTTCAAATCAGCAGAGGCTGACATTACCAGATTTTTTCTTAACCAATAGTATGAATTAAACTCCATAGAGGCTAATTCTTACAATTCGTATCATGTCAATAGATATCATCTTTACACACTTATTTTTAAGTATCAAACCAAACTCAAGATGACCCTTATAgttatgtattttcatttcaaaaagcTCTCTCCATAGCTGCCGAacacattttacaacatttttcacaGGCTCTAGTTCTCCTTGTGATGACCAAACTGATCCTCATGTGTAAAATCGGTGGCGTGCATCTTTAATATCACAGAGTTGCCCTACAACCTGTTAGACACAAATGTTGATTTAATGAACTGTCTGCTGTATATGATTACATTACACTGTGTAGTGGTCTCTAATTATTTGGCCaattaattcatatttattcaCCACATTTAAAGTGCTTAAAGCATCCCAGAGAAATGTAAACAGTTAAGATCTGTGATAATAGTTTAAGTATTAAGAACTTCAACAAGCAACCTTTAAGAGTAAATATTCACAATAGACCCCTACATGTTTATAAAATGATTAtagtttttgtaaatatgttggTTAAAGCTTTAAGCATTATGGGTAGCCCTTTCCAGATAACAGTTTTCAAGTGAACGTTATTCGTCTCACTTATGATGATTATGCCATGTGTTTTGTTAGATGTGTCCAGATGACAGGGGTTTTTGGCTGGCACTGGGAACATGATCTGAAGTGAAGCCCTGTCCCAGAACCAAAATGGTCCTATGCCCACAGCTACAGCTACAAACATGTAGGGCAATGCTGATTGAACTGACTGCTGTAGATAAGTTTACACTGGCTATCTAGTGGCCAGTGACCCAACTATATTTGGTTCAGCTGATACCCACAGACTGAGACAGTAGATCAGGTGTATTTGATGATGAGGGGGCTTTAACTGCATATATCAACATATGTATTGAATTTACAAGAACCCAAACATgttctaggtgctgtatcataggcaactgcTTGAGGACACACCGACACAGAggttaaaagcctgcaactcccctccagttagttagaactgaagaagcctcttggatgagaggtgaaacatcttcaagaaactcaaacaagtccagttgcctacaatacagcacctagaattaccatgacctggatggctgagaaccttcatcaacaaccCAAACATGTCTAAACTACCTGTCTGGTTGACGTTTAGGGCCACCAGCGCACGCCAAGACGCCACTGGAATGGACATCACCAGCCGCTGTACTCTGGGGGACCCCAACAAGCTCCCTGAAGGGGTCCCCCAGCCTGCACGCATGCCCTATGTGTCGGACAAACACCCACGACAGACCCTGGAGGTGATCAACCTGTTGAGGAAACACCGTGAGCTCTGTGacgtggtgctggtggtgggcGCCAAGAAGATCTATGCTCACCGTGTGATCCTGTCTGCATGCAGCCCCTACTTCAGGTACAAAGACCCAAACATATTCAGCTCACATCTGAAGAATATGAATCCACTGGCTAATGAATAAACATAATAGAGCAGGTGGAGGACTTTGAGTAATAGCTCTTGATTTCCATGTTCTCTTCAGGGCGATGTTCACAGGAGAGCTGGCAGAGAGCAGGCAGACTGAAGTGGTTATCCGTGACATCGATGAGCGAGCCATGGAGCTGCTCATTGACTTCGCCTACACCTCACAGGTAACAGGAGCAGGAAACAGTTTTTCATTGATGATAATaacaccaaataaaaaataaaaaactgcagTTGTAGCCTAAACAATATATAATGCTGAGATCTTCTGATTATTTAcccttaatttaatttaaaattccATTTAGGCTTAACTGTTCCCCATTTTGagttcacatttcatgtttcccCTGTCTTATTTCCATTGCCATTTACAATTTCACCTTTTAAATGCTTTTAGTTTGAGCATAATCTATTTGACCTTTTGCATTTCATATTTGACTTCTTTCATTTACTCACTCTAGCCTTCATGTCCAGATTATCATTTTACGTTTTAGATTTACTTTTCGATTAACTTTCTTGTTCGAAGTTTATTTAAAACCTGATTTATTTCTAGTTGTGAAGTAAACTAGTTCACTCGTTAGGAAGAGCAGACAGGCCGGGTAGTGGAGCAGCGGCAGGGCAGCCCGGCGGCAGCTCTATTTACCTAGCCCAGAGATACAGTAGAGCGTGGCTCTGGAGGATAAGTGAGAGACCAGGGGAGAGgccgaagaggtcggtgtggTAATCCGCAaaaccagagctactgtgtgaggtAAAAGTTTGAGTCAAACTTGGAGAACACAACCAATGAAGaaaaccaatcagaggtggagtAGGACAGGTCTTGTGAAGTGAGTGTGATCCTTAATAACGTAGGAGAGATCTCTCTTCTGGAGTGAAAGCAGCAAAAATACAGCAATTTAAAAGCAATAATAAcattgaataaatgttttgaaaatcTGACGCCAAACGCCCCCCAAGAATAAAGTATAGCTTCCAACGTCCCCAGACACTCTAACTCTCCCCAGGGGGCGGTACCACCCCGATCAAGAGGCCTGAGGAGACTGAAAAGATGAGAGAACCACAGTTAAAATGAGAGAATCTCTGGTTCAGGGGCTTTAACACTCTGCAGCTGTATGGCTATATGacatcctctcctccctgctcctAGGTGACTGTAGAGGAGGGAAACGTGCAGACGCTGCTCCCTGCTGCCTGCCTTCTCCAGCTGGCTGAGATCCAGGAGGCCTGCTGTGAGTTCCTCAAGAGACAGCTGGATCCGTCCAACTGTCTGGGCATCAGGGCCttcgcagacacacactcctgtcGCGAGCTGCTCCGCATTGCAGACAAGTTTACCCAGCACAATTTTCAAGAGGTAAGAAGTCACATAatctttattttacaaaaaatgatACAGGTAGATTTAGACTGAAGGTGCAGACAGGGAAATGCTCAGTAACAAGAGTTATTCTTTACCACTCACACATCTGTGTTTTCAACTTAATGTCTTTTAAAGCTTTGCAAACTGTGTCTTTAGTCATTGTCGTGCACACATGTGCATATAAAAACATAGTTAAAAACTCTGGAATCTGGTTATTGCATGAAAATTAGCAATAACATGGATTCTTTGCATGTACACAACCAACTACTTCTTATGGAAAGCATGTGGAACCAAGCTCATGTCTGCGTTTACATGCTACATAGTGTAATCAGCAGGAAATCTTGTCACATGCGCACTGCTCAGTTGGTTTTTTTTCAGGCTGTGTGCCAGCAGTTACTAATACAGTTATTGGTATGATTATCTGTTTGACAGCTTAGTGTCACATTGATTGTAAACATGGAGAAAGCCCAGACAGTCTTATCGACTCATGACTATAGAGACACTTAAGAGACGTGTGCTAAGACAGCACAGAAGAAGAGGGAAGCTGTCACATTTAGCTTCACAGCACACTGCCTCTCAGAATATTGGTATGCAGTCAAAGAGTAAGCAAGACAATGTACAACTGGAAAAAGTGAGTGTATAAAACTAGAGTGGAACTGAAACAAAGACTAAGATTTTGCCTTGTGCAGTTGTATGATAGCAATACTAATAAGCAAGCATAAAGACAAACTTCCTTAATCTTTCACCAGTAATCCCTCATCCAGAGATTTTAATTTAGACAGGCAGAAATATTTACTTTCTTTGCAGCTTGTGGGTCAATAGAAGGGGAAACAGGCTTCAGGCTGTTAAGTTGTGTGGGCTGCAGCGCAACAGACACAAAGACTCTCTCCTCGTCCTGCATCTGACTCTTGTGTTTGCTGCCTCGGGTAATAATCGAGACATTTATGACATCTCTGACAAACATGTGTTcctgaatgtgtgaatgttcCTGCTCATACAGGCTTGGTAGAGATGTGTTAGTCTGCAGCAACATTCTGCATTCATTGTAAGTTCAGTGAGAATGCAGCATTTGTCAGACTGCCTGAAACATGTGAAACTACACTGCAATAATACAACTATAATTTTATTTCTGTCAAGGAGTGCGCAGTACAAATACTACAAATACAACAGATCATTTTGATTGCTGACCTTGTAATAGACCCTTTTCCAGACAGACATTCCAACACTTTCCACAGAACGGGTGGAACTTTTAACATTACACATGTGTTCTGTTTGAGGGTTCCAGGCAGTCCAACCAGTGTGTCATCCTGCTTTATGCCAAAGCCCTGGAACTGGTCAATCAAAATAGGATGCAGCCAATATGCTGAGttcaagtgattttttttcaggtgcTTGTGTTGTGATGAAAACTTAATGCTGAGGAAGGCAGTTATACTTCTGATAATGTAATGATGGAGTGGTTTTGATGTAGTGGATTGAGGAGAATCTAAGttctgtatcgtaggcagctggacttgtttcaggttcttgaagacgtttcacttctcatccaagaggcttcttagTTCTCACTAACtggaggagttgcaggcttttacactctgtgtgggagtgtcacacagtcgttaaggacacatgttagctctgagtttcagagttgttagggccacttatGGATGGTTGACtcaactggccttcatgtgggttgctaaggctaggtgagcccaggtgtaaGAGAGTGTTAGAtgtaccatgacctggatgactgagaaccttcatcaacattgaGGAGAATTAGAATttactgctctctctctttgtggCAGAACTGCTGACTCACTGCCATCcctccctcactcactcactcactgttcACTGTCTTAGGTAATGGAAAGTGAAGAATTTATGCTACTGCCTGCCAACCAGTTGATAGACATCATTTCCAGTGATGAGCTCAATGTGCGGAGCGAGGAGCAGGTTTTCAACGCCGTGATGGCCTGGGTGAAGTACAGCATCCAGGAACGCAGACCGCAGCTACCGCAGGTTTGTGGATGAACATACCACAATAGTTTCTGCTTCTGTTATACAAACCACTCATATTAAACACTTGAGACTGCCGTTGTAGCAGAAGAATACTTTGGGACTGGTGTGGGTTTCATGTGTTCTGTAGGTCCTGCAGCACGTCCGCCTGCCACTACTCAGCCCCAAGTTCCTGGTGGGCACCGTTGGGTCGGACCCTCTCATTAAGAGTGACGAGGAGTGCAGGTGTGTGCTGTTTGTTCATCAACCATTTGAATGATTCTGGTGGGAAAATGCTGTCGGTGCTGATCTGGATCCGGGagttcttcttgtttttcaatTGCAAATACTGGCCGGAGCAACATTTACATGGTCATTATACATCATATACTGTTTCAGAGACCTGGTTGATGAAGCGAAGAATTATCTGCTGCTGCCGCAGGAGAGGCCGCTGATGCAGGGCCCTAGAACTCGGCCAAGGAAACCTATTCGCTGTGGCGAGGTGCTCTTTGCAGGTCAGTACCTATAGACTATAAACTTGCAAAAATGCTATGTCTGTAGACACCACTGCCATTGTCGAACGTTAAAAGTGTATCTTACTGACCTCGCATCATTGTCCTTATCAAGTATTATGAACTCTCCTTTGTCTGTAGTTGGTGGCTGGTGCAGTGGTGACGCTATCTCCAGTGTGGAGCGATACGACCCCCAGACCAACGAGTGGCGGATGGTAGCGTCGATGAGTAAACGACGATGTGGAGTCGGTGTCAGTGTTCTGGATGACTTGCTGTATGCAGTGGGAGGTCATGACGGCTCATCGTACCTCAATTCTGTAGAGAGGTGATCACTCAAGCTCTGTCTGGAGATTTTCCTctacttttttatgtttcattccCTCGTCTTTTCCACGAAAAGATCTGGAAATAAAATTATAGATtatcttttttccctctctcctgtccAGATATGATCCGAAGACCAATCAGTGGAGCAGTGATGTGGCCCCCACTAGCACTTGTCGTACCAGTGTGGGAGTGGCTGTCCTTGGAGGTTATCTGTACGCTGTAGGGGGGCAGGATGGGGTTTCCTGTCTCAACATTGTAGAAAGGTATCTGTCAAAACCATCttatattgttatatttgttgttttagaTCTGAAATTAAACTGACAAATTTAAACCTTCAGCCTTGAGCTAGTTCAGCATATCATGTCTTACCTTCATCCCCCTCGGTGGGACAAGTCCATTGATCATGAGCTAGAAGCTTCTCATAAACTTCACGTATCAACAACCGTGAATCATAAATAGTTGACGAATATGGAAGATAaccttgttttgatttttttcattgttaatgTAATgctaaatatgaaatgataaaatggCATCCTTCCTTTTACTATAGGTATGATCCTAAGGAGAACAAATGGACTCGTGTGGCCTCCATGAGCACCAGGCGACTGGGTGTAGCTGTGGCTGTGCTGGGGGGGTTCCTGTATGCTGTAGGAGGGTCTGATGGGACGTCACCATTAAATACAGGTATTGTTCTCAGTCATGTGATAAGTACAATCCTAAATTGACCGTAAGGATCACGGATCAGCTATGTTCCATTACACCAGTCGTTTATTGAAAGTAAAAGTAACCATAGGTCTGTCtctgatcatttattttttctgtcctTTAATTTGTCTCCTCCTTTCCCTTGTTTCTTTGGATCATTCTGTCCTTTACAGTGGAGCGCTACAACCCTCAAGAGAACCGCTGGCACACAGTGTCCCCCATGGGCACCAGGAGGAAGCACCTGGGCTGTGCGGTCTACCAGGACATGATTTACTCTGTTGGAGGGAGAGACGACACCACAGAGCTGAGCAGTGCAGAGCGATACAACCCCAGGACCAATCAGTGGTCCCCCGTTGTGGCCATGACGTCCAGACGGagcggggtgtgtgtgtgtgtgtgtgtgcccctgCCCCTCAGAACCCAGTTACAATGGgtgtagtggttgaaatctccccctatgaaatgggacaaccaTTCTACCCTCCTACGTCATCAGTTGATGTTGATAGTGTTTACGTTACGACTGGACTTTCCAGTATGACGTCTTCCACAGCAGTGATTTCTCCTGCGTTAATCCTGTTTTGTCACAGtaccatttgccatttatctgatggagaaagaaaagcatgGACGCTTACAATTCATCTACAACTTCACTTTATCAACCAAATAAAAAGAACGCTGCTTTGTTACTGGTCGCTAATGTTAgcggtgctttataggctaataCAGTATTAGCAACCCGTGCTCCTACCTTGCCtcttttttcaattgttccagATGAGGAGCGAGTATCCGCGGCACCAtcgttctttttctttttcctgacCTAGGCGATAATAAtcactgtatttttgtcttATGAATCATGTCATGCCGCACACCCTCcgaatgtcaaataaaaaacaaatggataGTAAACCAGGGGCAGTGTCGATCATACAGCtgttgtcaagatattgttgCCATAGAGACGAGACGCACGTGCAGTGTTTTTTTCGCTCTGTGCACAAACGCTTCATCCCAGCGCCCCTGAGTATACAATGATATGTTATGCTACATATAATGCTATGTTGACACAGACccttataaagaaaaggaccataatacattgaaatggCAGATCGTTCTCGTAACCCTCAGTTTGAAGTTAGCTCCGGCAGTCCAGACCCTTCTGCAGCAGATGTACtatttttctattctattctatttttgcCGGAGCACAGCACATCAATGCAGCCGAATTCAGATTGAGCGAGACAGGAAAGCGTTTTTAGTTAATGTTTTTCCGGTGCAGTTTTATCCGAGCAAAGAATTAtgtttaaacatgtttacaacACATACACTTTTATAATTGTGATTGCGCATAATTCTGTAATTGCCGTGTGAACTCCTTGGTCTTGCCACTCCAGCTGTCTGGCAGTGCTGCGCTGTGCTACACTCAAAACACAGCCGGTGGATGTTGACGGACAAGAGAGCATGGAGCAAAACTGCAGCGGAGCGTTCCACAATgcacatgcaaccagtggaattctGGAGTAACACTTCGCCCTAACCCTATGTCCCAACGTAATCAGGACACCCTACACCTAGAAgtgaacacacaaaacaaagtgGTAGGGCCAAGGGGGGAATTGGCACTGGGCATTAATCTGTGTACATGGCTAAAGTATACTTGTGTGTCTGTAGGTGGGCCTGGCTGTGGTGAATGGTCAACTGATGGCAGTGGGAGGCTTTGATGGGACGACATATCTCAAAACTATAGAAGTCTATGACCCGGATGCCAACACATGGAGGTAAAGATGATGTTACAAAATACTAAGTACAAttgtgaaacaaataaaaacgaGGATTTGAATAATAAGAAAGAAAGTTAATTAGACATAAGGCAACATAATATCGCAGTGCTTTGTATGATCACAGCCTATTCAACATGATTCAGACCTTTCTACCTAGAAATATTGGAAACAGCCAGTTTACCTATTGAACTTGAAACatagttttacttttactgtgtgtttagaATCTAAAGTTGCAGCATGTTAGTGAGTTTATCACTATATCCAAATTGGCAACAGAGAAAAACTGTTGTGGTTAAGACTGACATGTCT
It encodes the following:
- the klhl20 gene encoding kelch-like protein 20, with translation MDAKPMRRATSARQDATGMDITSRCTLGDPNKLPEGVPQPARMPYVSDKHPRQTLEVINLLRKHRELCDVVLVVGAKKIYAHRVILSACSPYFRAMFTGELAESRQTEVVIRDIDERAMELLIDFAYTSQVTVEEGNVQTLLPAACLLQLAEIQEACCEFLKRQLDPSNCLGIRAFADTHSCRELLRIADKFTQHNFQEVMESEEFMLLPANQLIDIISSDELNVRSEEQVFNAVMAWVKYSIQERRPQLPQVLQHVRLPLLSPKFLVGTVGSDPLIKSDEECRDLVDEAKNYLLLPQERPLMQGPRTRPRKPIRCGEVLFAVGGWCSGDAISSVERYDPQTNEWRMVASMSKRRCGVGVSVLDDLLYAVGGHDGSSYLNSVERYDPKTNQWSSDVAPTSTCRTSVGVAVLGGYLYAVGGQDGVSCLNIVERYDPKENKWTRVASMSTRRLGVAVAVLGGFLYAVGGSDGTSPLNTVERYNPQENRWHTVSPMGTRRKHLGCAVYQDMIYSVGGRDDTTELSSAERYNPRTNQWSPVVAMTSRRSGVGLAVVNGQLMAVGGFDGTTYLKTIEVYDPDANTWRLYGGMNYRRLGGGVGVIKMTHCESHIW